The Patescibacteria group bacterium DNA window TACGAAAAGCGTGTCTGCTTCCGGAGAAATAACCTCGGAAGAAATTGCCGAATTGAAATTTCAAACCTCAGGGCAACTTGCCTGGGTTGGGGTTAAAGAAGGTGAACAAGTCCAGGCTTAGCAAGCCCTTGCCCAACTTGACACCAGAGAACTTCAGAAAACTTTAGAAAAATACTTAAGGGATTATGCCAAACAAAGAAACGATTTCGAGGAGATGAATCGGGAAACCTATCGCGGACAAACACCCTCAACCGCTCTCACTAATACCGTGAGGCGAATTTTAGAAAAAAACCAGTGGGACATGGATAAAGCGGTTTTGGATGTTGAATTAAAGGATATCGCCTTAAAATATGCCACTTTGGTAACGCCCATCTCGGGCATCGTCACGCAAGTGGAAACACCTCTCGCGGGAATAAATATTACCCCGTCAACGGCCGTTTTTAAAGTCTCTAATCCCGAAAAAATGATTTTTAAGGCTAATCTCGACGAGACCGATATTGCCGGCGTTGTCCCCGGTCTTAAAGCCCAAGTGACACTCGATGCCTATCCTGAAGAAAAATTTGCCGGAGAAATAACTAAAATTGCTTTCCAGGCAATCACAACTTCGGGCGGCGGAACGGCTTTTCCCACCGAAATAACTTTGCCGCAAAATGAGAATTTTAAATTTAAATTAGGGATGAACGGTGATGCCGAAATTATCTTGCAAACAAAAGATGATGTCCTTAAGGTCTCTTCGGAAGTTTTAATGAAAAGTGACGATAAAAATTACGTTTGGTTAGTTGTCGGTAAAAAAGCCAAAAAACAGGAAGTTCAAACCGGCATCGAGGGAGAAGAAGCCGTCGAAATTACCAGTGGCTTAAAAGAGAATGATATTGTTATTAAGTCGGGAACCTCCAAAATCAAAGAAGGTCAAAAAATTGACAGCCAATGACAGATGACAAACTTCTCCTGCGGATTCAAAATGTAAGCAAGATCTTTCGATTAGACGGTCTTGAGGTTAAAGATCTTAATAATGTTTCCTTAGAAATAAAAAAAGGTGAATTTGTTTCGATTATGGGGCCCTCCGGTTGCGGTAAGTCAACTTTAATGTATTTACTGGGCTGTCTTGATAAACCAACCTCCGGAAAAATAATTCTTGAGGACAAAGACTTTTCTTCACTCTCGGAAATCGAACTGGCTAAAATCAGAAATCAAAAAATCGGTTTTGTTTTTCAAATGTTTAATCTTTTACCCAGAACTTCAGCCTTAACTAATGTTGAGTTGCCTCTTGTTTATTCTAATTTAAATTCCGAAACCAGGCATCAAAAAGCTAAAGAAGCGTTAGAAAGAGTTGGTCTGGGAAATAGAATCTCGCATTTCCCAAATCAGCTCTCCGGAGGACAGCAGCAAAGA harbors:
- a CDS encoding ABC transporter ATP-binding protein, with the protein product MTDDKLLLRIQNVSKIFRLDGLEVKDLNNVSLEIKKGEFVSIMGPSGCGKSTLMYLLGCLDKPTSGKIILEDKDFSSLSEIELAKIRNQKIGFVFQMFNLLPRTSALTNVELPLVYSNLNSETRHQKAKEALERVGLGNRISHFPNQLSGGQQQRIAIARALINHPSLILADEPTGNIDSKAGKEIMDLLKNLNKQGNTIILVTHDIEIANYAQRIISMRDGRIV